Proteins co-encoded in one Arachis stenosperma cultivar V10309 chromosome 7, arast.V10309.gnm1.PFL2, whole genome shotgun sequence genomic window:
- the LOC130940319 gene encoding uncharacterized protein LOC130940319 isoform X1, which produces MDFVSNFAASISRDLVCGAVDELRYPCCFHDLVEGLEHEDKMLVDTKKRVQEHVHHQKRQLKKTDELMHKWLNQANNLSNDVDNLLTETRTNKIYCFGKCPNLFWRYRLGKKLVKNKGDVKKCIGEGSKYTQFERLASLPGLRYFSPERCLKFESTQSAYDQLMQALNDDTVNMVGMYGMPGCGKTTLAMEVGRKAKEEGLFGEVVFVPVSSVVEIQRIQEKIASWLQFDFPQKEEIQRAQCLDKFFGENHENVLLILDDVWHRLDFEAIGIPSFKNHRGCKVLITTRSEAVCSLNDCQKKIRLKTIELEEAWKLFQTQAQITEDTSNALKKLAQEISDKCEGLLVAIVAIANTLKGKGEADWKVASDNLKRCKPVIIEGGLQNPYKILRVSYDNLDPVEQSLFLLCSVFPEDFEIPVEDLIRIAIGVGLVEEVVTFEGARNKVIVAKDKLLNFSLLLDAVGVNCVKMHDLVRDVARWIARNDGKAIECVMENNANLVDSTPIRYLWCKQFPVELDCSSIEFLCIKTDTEVSEGIFKGIASLRVLILCWEGHQRRELSTMSLKSLTDLHSLFLSGWELFDISFVGDMKKLESLTLHNCSLPELIDVLVTQVPNLRLLDLSGCEMEGNPFEVTGKHPRIEELYINDDRPEWDLEDEDPPEFFSKFSVPQPLERYQIRLGKYFSKYQQKCLSHGRTLFLSCFDTSNVAVRNLATKAEILYIANIRGDVKSIIPGIFQIEGGGGGMNHGWIELLIKKSEDIVHLVDTGKHLNEVGSLLSELRKLTIKRMKKLRYLYHGQHGSGLFVKLEELYIKKCPQLQGTLFDWKLNLCSLTALKLFECKKLTSVFTLAAARVSHLEILEILYCDGIKHVLEDDEEIESSNDDDGCLVFQKLKRLLVRGCKKIEYIIPATLAQGLLHLECLEIEDNNELKHVFGHSKHGAQKSQNALKIDLPRLGELALVKLPNIISICPRNCRATWQSLHQVALRNCPGFVIESANNCMADSKRRQDDQSIIEIKGNDSSLYEIRMKECELKAVLEVAERFIDKEQDPLMKCLQKLGCIYNALIQSMNPQNLEQMVVSGNTNAGEFQYLLDFHLESNQVENSPPSVSIVNYRFGPFNLCNLKSLILRSCFMLRTLFEPSTAISLTSLEELMIADCHELKYVVTSEIAHGNIEEITPEDYEPQSYASMFPRLKRINVMNCRSLEYILHVSFAQGLVELQEVEIRHAPQLRYIFGENINDRVHSSNDHQENVQIELPALEKMALFDLPNMTNVCSGSYYATCSCLQQTVMDNVGLSTLSVNNRMVHSGATQSQSQKGKNSSHSSRNRGSAFDKTNGKMSGSESIWNNSEIEGNFHLDEVPVNRQEMTSWYIWKGAKHFVTLQNVTLLYILGCQKLKVIFSPCVLRSLPQLTILVVIQCRELEQIIEEDENYEVAPNPESKKVSFSKLKLLLITHCNKLKHMFHLSASHEFPQLEYLIIKQNPCLEQVFRECEQVVGDRNGRVVEALLPELKHVILMQLPNLYNISQGTEFNNLDNLLVHNCPKLTLTSTTTAEEMLRSYYHDNVINFFVLSELLCINDIINKETVQHQPASESRGRANESDEILTSGRENKGSRELQSLEQIPQADLTQREFVNASRLEDKEHKSENINKEGSSQNPYHERCESKNLEEKEISYGQEHEEPKREELNKEDFIEPRCSYVLDRQHQEKEHSCSVCITQCSNDTSIVEELNSLVEAGELRAECVATLSSFLTAQPSMRLTVDNSSLIFKGFAYSSLHRLVSFLSTQPLVSLVGDKHAEFLDLIRLVGCFPFNKGWLSDLEDRVATSLPASSLSSLDKLFADKQQVLSKLEPLQDRVNALHSELAELSTEMEPLLRSLQETEAQEANILATLNYPLFQL; this is translated from the exons ATGGATTTTGTTAGCAACTTTGCCGCTTCAATTTCAAGAGACTTGGTCTGTGGAGCAGTAGACGAATTACGCTATCCTTGCTGCTTCCACGACCTTGTTGAGGGCCTTGAACATGAAGACAAAATGCTTGTGGACACAAAAAAGCGTGTCCAAGAACATGTTCATCACCAAAAGCGACAACTGAAAAAGACTGATGAACTAATGCACAAATGGCTCAACCAAGCTAACAACCTCTCAAATGATGTGGATAATTTACTCACAGAAACAAGGACAAACAAGATTTATTGTTTCGGGAAGTGTCCTAATTTGTTTTGGCGATATCGCTTGGGAAAGAAGTtagtaaagaacaaaggggatGTTAAAAAGTGTATTGGAGAAGGTAGCAAGTATACGCAGTTTGAACGGCTTGCTTCGCTTCCAGGCTTGAGATACTTTTCTCCTGAAAGATGTTTGAAGTTTGAGAGCACACAATCTGCTTATGATCAACTCATGCAGGCACTAAATGATGACACTGTTAACATGGTCGGCATGTATGGGATGCCAGGATGTGGTAAAACCACATTGGCAATGGAAGTTGGGAGAAAGGCAAAAGAAGAGGGGCTTTTTGGGGAAGTAGTCTTTGTTCCTGTGTCTAGTGTTGTGGAAATtcaaagaatccaagaaaaaattGCAAGTTGGCTACAGTTTGATTTTCCTCAAAAAGAGGAAATTCAAAGAGCACAATGCTTGGACAAGTTCTTCGGAGAAAATCATGAGAATGTTCTTTTGATTTTGGATGATGTATGGCATAGGCTTGATTTTGAAGCCATAGGAATTCCCTCCTTTAAGAACCACAGGGGATGCAAAGTTCTCATCACCACACGGTCTGAAGCagtttgttctctgaatgattGCCAAAAGAAGATCCGATTGAAGACCATAGAACTTGAAGAAGCGTGGAAACTTTTCCAAACTCAAGCACAGATAACTGAAGACACTTCTAATGCCTTGAAGAAATTGGCACAAGAAATTTCAGATAAATGTGAAGGACTGCTTGTGGCAATAGTAGCTATAGCTAACACTTTGAAAGGCAAGGGTGAAGCAGATTGGAAGGTTGCGTCGGATAATCTTAAAAGATGTAAGCCTGTGATCATTGAGGGAGGTTTGCAAAATCCTTACAAGATTCTGCGTGTCAGCTATGATAACTTGGACCCTGTAGAACAGTCACTTTTCTTGTTATGTTCTGTATTCCCTGAAGACTTTGAAATTCCAGTTGAAGATTTAATCAGAATTGCAATAGGGGTGGGCCTAGTTGAAGAAGTTGTCACATTTGAAGGGGCAAGAAACAAAGTAATTGTAGCTAAGGATAAGCTTTTAAATTTCAGCTTATTGTTAGATGCTGTTGGAGTAAACTGTGTCAAAATGCATGACTTAGTTCGCGATGTAGCCCGTTGGATTGCGCGCAATGATGGTAAGGCAATTGAGTGTGTCATGGAAAACAATGCAAACTTGGTGGATAGCACTCCGATAAGATATCTGTGGTGCAAGCAATTTCCAGTCGAGTTGGACTGTTCTAGTATTGAATTTTTATGCATAAAAACAGATACGGAAGTATCAGAAGGAATTTTCAAAGGAATTGCAAGTCTCAGAGTTTTGATTCTTTGCTGGGAAGGCCATCAGAGAAGAGAATTGTCAACCATGTCCCTCAAATCACTGACAGACCTTCATTCTCTATTCCTAAGTGGGTGGGAATTATTTGACATCTCGTTTGTGGGAGATATGAAAAAACTTGAAAGTCTTACATTGCATAATTGTTCTCTCCCTGAATTAATTGATGTTCTAGTCACACAAGTACCAAACCTGAGATTGCTAGATTTATCAGGATGTGAAATGGAAGGGAATCCATTTGAGGTAACTGGAAAGCACCCGCGAATTGAGGAACTGTACATCAATGATGACAGGCCAGAATGGGATTTGGAAGATGAAGACCCTCCTGAATTCTTCAGCAAGTTCAGTGTCCCCCAACCATTGGAAAGGTATCAAATACGACTGGGCAAAtacttttcaaaatatcaacAAAAGTGTCTCAGTCATGGCAGAACCTTATTTCTTAGTTGTTTTGACACGTCTAATGTGGCAGTCAGGAATTTGGCCACGAAAGCAGAAATTCTGTATATAGCAAATATTCGTGGAGATGTCAAAAGTATCATCCCTGGCATATTTCAAAttgaaggaggaggaggaggtatGAACCATGGGTGGATTGAGCTGCTGATAAAAAAATCAGAGGATATAGTGCATTTGGTTGACACCGGCAAACATTTGAATGAAGTAGGTTCTCTCTTGTCCGAGTTGCGCAAGCTAACAATCAAGCGGATGAAGAAGCTAAGATATTTATATCATGGTCAGCATGGGAGTGGTCTTTTTGTGAAACTAGAGGAGCTGTATATAAAAAAGTGTCCACAACTGCAAGGAACATTATTTGACTGGAAGCTGAACTTGTGCAGTCTAACAGCCTTGAAATTGTTTGAGTGTAAAAAGCTGACATCTGTCTTCACGCTTGCTGCAGCTCGTGTGAGCCACTTGGAAATACTGGAAATATTGTACTGTGATGGAATCAAGCATGTATTAGAAGATGATGAGGAAATTGAGTCAagtaatgatgatgatggctgTTTAGTGTTCCAAAAGTTGAAACGGCTATTAGTTAGAGGGTGTAAGAAGATTGAATACATAATCCCAGCCACATTGGCTCAGGGCCTACTACATTTGGAATGCTTGGAAATAGAAGATAATAATGAGTTGAAACATGTGTTTGGCCACTCCAAACATGGAGCCCAGAAGAGCCAAAATGCACTCAAGATTGATCTTCCACGTCTAGGAGAGCTTGCTCTTGTTAAGTTGCCAAACATCATTAGCATTTGCCCAAGAAATTGCCGTGCAACATGGCAATCACTACATCAGGTAGCTTTGCGGAATTGTCCTGGGTTTGTCATTGAGTCTGCCAATAATTGCATGGCTGATTCCAAGAGAAGACAGGATGACCAGAGTATCATTGAG ATAAAAGGCAATGACTCAAGTTTATATGAGATACGAATGAAGGAGTGTGAGTTAAAAGCCGTACTTGAGGTGGCAGAACGATTCATTGATAAGGAGCAAGATCCATTGATGAAATGTTTACAAAAGCTAGGCTGTATATACAATGCTCTTATACAATCCATGAATCCCCAAAATCTTGAGCAAATGGTGGTAAGTGGAAACACTAATGCAGGAGAGTTTCAATACTTGCTAGATTTTCATTTGGAATCTAATCAAGTGGAAAATTCCCCGCCATCAGTTTCCATTGTGAACTACAGATTTG GACCATTCAATCTGTGCAATCTCAAAAGTCTGATATTAAGATCTTGTTTTATGCTACGAACATTGTTTGAACCATCCACAGCTATTAGCTTGACTTCATTGGAAGAATTGATGATAGCCGATTGCCATGAGTTGAAATATGTAGTAACTTCTGAAATTGCTCATGGAAATATAGAGGAAATAACTCCAGAAGATTACGAACCACAGAGTTATGCTTCAATGTTTCCAAGATTGAAAAGGATCAATGTTATGAATTGTCGCTCATTGGAATATATACTGCATGTATCCTTTGCTCAAGGCCTAGTGGAGCTGCAAGAAGTCGAAATACGACATGCTCCTCAGTTGAGATATATATTTGGTGAAAATATTAACGATCGTGTTCATTCTTCTAATGATCATCAAGAAAATGTCCAAATTGAGCTTCCTGCTTTGGAAAAAATGGCACTCTTCGATTTACCAAATATGACCAACGTTTGTTCGGGCAGTTATTATGCCACGTGCTCATGTCTGCAACAGACTGTCATGGATAATGTTGGGTTGTCTACCCTGTCTGTCAACAATAGGATGGTTCATTCAGGAGCTACACAATCACAGTcacaaaaaggaaaaaactCTTCACATTCAAGTCGCAATCGTGGTTCTGCATTT GATAAAACAAATGGGAAAATGTCAGGATCTGAGTCTATTTGGAACAACTCCGAAATAGAAGGCAATTTTCATCTGGATGAAGTTCCCGTCAACAGACAAGAAATGACCTCATGGTACATATGGAAGGGTGCCAAACACTTCGTGACCCTCCAAAATGTTACTTTGCTATATATTTTGGGTTGTCAAAAGCTGAAGGTCATATTCTCTCCCTGTGTATTGAGAAGCCTACCTCAATTGACGATCCTAGTAGTAATACAGTGTCGTGAATTGGAGCAAATCATTGAGGAGGATGAAAATTACGAAGTTGCACCAAACCCTGAATCCAAAAAAGTGTCCTTCTCAAAGCTAAAGTTACTTCTTATCACTCACTGCAACAAATTGAAGCATATGTTCCATCTTTCTGCATCCCACGAGTTTCCACAACTAGAGTATTTGATCATAAAACAAAATCCCTGCCTTGAGCAAGTATTTCGAGAATGTGAACAAGTTGTGGGGGATAGGAATGGCAGGGTGGTCGAGGCTTTACTTCCAGAACTGAAACATGTAATATTAATGCAACTGCCAAACTTATATAACATCTCTCAAGGGACAGAGTTTAACAATCTGGATAATCTTCTTGTGCACAATtgtccaaaactcacacttacaTCCACAACTACTGCAGAGGAGATGTTGCGAAGTTATTATCATG ACAACGTAATTAATTTCTTCGTGCTTAGCGAATTACTCTGCATAAATGATATTATAAATAAAGAAACTGTTCAACATCAACCAGCATCTGAAAGCCGAGGCAGAGCCAATGAATCAGATGAGATTCTCACATCAGGCAGAGAAAACAAAGGGTCAAGAGAGTTACAATCATTGGAGCAGATTCCTCAAGCTGACTTGACACAG AGGGAATTTGTCAATGCTTCTAGGCTTGAAGACAAGGAGCATAAGAGTGAGAACATAAACAAAGAGGGAAGTTCTCAGAATCCGTACCATGAAAGGTGTGAGAGCAAGAATCTAGAAGAAAAGGAGATCTCTTATGGACAAGAGCATGAagaacctaagagagaggagttGAACAAAGAGGATTTTATTGAACCACGTTGTTCTTATGTTCTTGACAGGCAGCACCAGGAGAAAGAGCATTCTTGCAGTGTCTGTATTACTCAATGCTCTAACG ATACATCCATTGTAGAGGAGCTGAATTCTTTAGTTGAAGCTGGTGAATTGCGAGCTGAATGTGTTGCAACTTTGAGCTCTTTCTTAACTGCTCAGCCTTCGATGCGTCTCACCGTTGATAACTcctctttaatttttaaaggcTTTGCCTATTCATCACTTCACAGGCTTGTGTCTTTTCTATCTACTCAACCTCTAGTGTCTCTTGTTGGCGACAAGCATGCTGAATTCTTGGATCTCATTCGCCTCGTTGGATGTTTTCCTTTCAACAAAGGCTGGTTAAGTGATTTGGAGGACAGGGTTGCCACTTCTTTGCCGGCTTCTTCCTTGTCAAGCTTGGATAAACTTTTTGCAGATAAACAACAGGTTCTTTCTAAGTTGGAGCCTCTTCAGGATAGAGTGAATGCCCTCCACTCTGAACTTGCTGAATTGTCCACTGAGATGGAACCCTTGTTACGTTCTCTACAAGAAACAGAGGCTCAGGAAGCCAACATTCTCGCCACCTTGAATTATCCATTGTTTCAACTTTAA